A stretch of DNA from Natrinema halophilum:
ATCGGATGGTGATATATAACACGTGCCATAGTGTCCACGTTCCAGAGGGGACTGACTGACCGCGGTGGAGACGGATACCGCGAAAGGCTGTCGTCATGGAATCAGGCACGGTGTACGTAACGACTCATGTCAGAGGATTTCGCTAACCGATTTTCACGACGGAAGTACTGTCAGTCTCTCGGCATCGCAGGGGCGGCCGGGTTGATCGACCTAGCTGGGGTAGCAAGCGCAAGCAGTCACGAACAACGTGGGAACGGCGGCTATCGGACGTCACTCCCACCTGACGCGAGCGAACCGCAGGAAACAATCTGGACGACGAGCAACTTTGGGGACGACCCCGTCCCCACCAACGACTGGTGGTCGAGCCTCGTCTGGAACGCGTTCTCGGAGCGCGTATTCGCACAACCGCTGCTGGTTCGGGCACAGGAGACCGGTCTCGGAGTCGGCTATCCCACCGAGTGGGTCGACGGTTCGACGACGGTGATGGCCGCCGAGGAAGACCTGACGATCAGCCACGCTGAGACCAGCGGCTTCCAGGACGCCAGACTCGACGATCACGGCGACTGGTCGGTTGCGGCCCTGTTCGGCGACGGGACAGCGACGTCGCTCCGAACGCGGTTCGCACAGGGATCGCCGTTCGTCTTCTGTGAGTACGCCGGCGGGGGCACCGAAATCGCCTTCGAGTCAGTTCCAGAGATCTTCGCCGACGACGGAAACGTCCTCGGCGTAACCGTCAACGGGAACCACTACGGTCTCTTCGCGCCCGAGGGAACGACGTGGGTGGACGTCGAGTCGGCGACGATTTCCAACGACCTCGGAAACGGCGGCTACTGTACGGTCGCCCTGTTGCCACGCCCCGAATCCCTCGAGAGATACGAGAGGTACGCCTACAACGTCGTGACGGAAACGCGCGTCGAGTGGGAGTACGACCGCACGAACGCAACCGTCTCCACGACGTACCGCTTCGAAACTGACGAATTCCCGGAGAGCAACGCGACGGGAACGATCGCGGCGTTGCACCCGCACCAGTGGAAGTACAGCGAGGACCCTACGTTGAACGAGACCTACACCTCCCAGCGCGGCGAAATGCGACTCGTAACGGGGACGTCGTTCTCGACGACGTACGATTACGGGGGCATGCTGCCGTTCCTCCCCGACGAGGGGGAGTATACCCCCGACGAACTTCGAGGATACGTCGACGAGATCGAGGCGACGTTCCCGGCCGGGAACGATACCTACAACGCGGGCAAGGAGTTCGGTCGCCTAGTCGAGAGTCGTGCGCTCGCCGAGCAGGTCGGTATGGACGCGGCCGCTGACGAGTTGATTGGGGCGATACGAGATGGACTCGAGCGGTGGCTCCAGCCGGATTCGGACGAAGAGGTCTTTTACTACAACGACAACTGGAAGACCCTGCTCGGCTACCCCGAGAGTCACGGTTCGGCGAGTTCGCTCTCGGACCATCACTTCCACTACGGGTACTTCGTTCGCGCGGCCGCCGAGATCGCTCGGACGAACCCTGACTGGGCCGTCCCAGACGAGTGGGGAGAGATGATCGAGCACCTGATTCGCGACTACGCTAATCCGAGTCGGGAGGACTCGATGTACCCGTTCGCCAGGAACTTCAGCCCCTACTGCGGCCACTCGTGGGCCGAAGGTGGGGGCGCGGAATTCGCCGACGGAAACAATCAGGAGTCCTCCTCAGAGGCGTTAAACGCCTACTCGGCGATGATCCAGTGGGGCGAGTACACCGGCAACGATGAACTCC
This window harbors:
- a CDS encoding glycosyl hydrolase, with product MSEDFANRFSRRKYCQSLGIAGAAGLIDLAGVASASSHEQRGNGGYRTSLPPDASEPQETIWTTSNFGDDPVPTNDWWSSLVWNAFSERVFAQPLLVRAQETGLGVGYPTEWVDGSTTVMAAEEDLTISHAETSGFQDARLDDHGDWSVAALFGDGTATSLRTRFAQGSPFVFCEYAGGGTEIAFESVPEIFADDGNVLGVTVNGNHYGLFAPEGTTWVDVESATISNDLGNGGYCTVALLPRPESLERYERYAYNVVTETRVEWEYDRTNATVSTTYRFETDEFPESNATGTIAALHPHQWKYSEDPTLNETYTSQRGEMRLVTGTSFSTTYDYGGMLPFLPDEGEYTPDELRGYVDEIEATFPAGNDTYNAGKEFGRLVESRALAEQVGMDAAADELIGAIRDGLERWLQPDSDEEVFYYNDNWKTLLGYPESHGSASSLSDHHFHYGYFVRAAAEIARTNPDWAVPDEWGEMIEHLIRDYANPSREDSMYPFARNFSPYCGHSWAEGGGAEFADGNNQESSSEALNAYSAMIQWGEYTGNDELRDFGIYLYTTELHAVHEYWFDVDDENHPDSWDHDTAGMVWGNGYAYATWWTDDEEAIHGINWLPLSGYSLHLGWDAAGPATNYDELVETRGTDQFDYWPDLMWMYRAFSDAEDAAEKFEARKNSYQVEAGETRAHTYHWIHNLRAMGSPDGTVTADTPFYQVFSDGSERTYVAYNASDSSTTVTFSDETTLTVPANSMATSSGVDNGDGDSNSGDGADTGNSGDGDRNNSGDGRNDRGTNGRNGSNHDDGTGSGGSDNSGNSSEKITVGEHVAQDSTGDGRYNDITGDGETTHEDVNAFFEHLESDDVQSNPEKFDFDGDGQVGSMDVLELLRQI